In a single window of the Coffea eugenioides isolate CCC68of chromosome 3, Ceug_1.0, whole genome shotgun sequence genome:
- the LOC113765680 gene encoding eIF-2-alpha kinase GCN2-like, protein MMDTKIYRHDVGIEVLVCSRGGGGLLVERMELVAELWQQNIKTQFVPICDPSLTEQYEYANEHDIKCLVIITDSGVSQTDSVKVRHLELKKEKEVPREELVKFLSEAMATQFKNPSIWN, encoded by the exons ATGATGGATACGAAAATTTATAG gcatGATGTTGGTATCGAGGTTCTTGTTTGCTCAAGAGGAGGAGGTGGTTTACTAGTAGAGCGCATGGAACTAGTGGCTGAGCTATGGCAGCAGAATATCAAG ACTCAGTTCGTCCCCATATGTGATCCAAGCCTCACAGAACAGTATGAATATGCCAACGAGCATGATATCAAATGTCTTGTGATCATCACTGACAGTGGTGTATCCCAAACAGATTCAGTTAAG GTTCGGCATCTTGAGCTGAAGAAGGAGAAGGAAGTTCCGAGAGAAGAACTTGTCAAGTTTCTCTCTGAGGCAATGGCAACTCAATTTAAAAACCCATCCATCTGGAACTAG
- the LOC113765482 gene encoding biotin synthase, mitochondrial-like — MGMEVCCTLGMLEKQQALELKRAGLTAYNHNLDTSREYYPNIITTRTYDERLETLKYVREAGINVCSGGIIGLGEAEEDRVGLLHTLATLPTHPESVPINALLAVKGTPLQDQKPVEIWEMIRMIATARIIMPKAMVRLSAGRVRFSIPEQALCFLAGANSIFTGEKLLTTPNNDYDADQYMFKLLGLIPKAPDSSELALKDVEAEDIEEVISSSG; from the exons ATGGGAATGGAGGTCTGCTGCACTCTAGGTATGCTGGAGAAGCAGCAAGCTTTAGAGCTCAAAAGGGCAGGTCTTACTGCTTACAACCATAATCTTGACACATCAAGGGAATATTACCCCAATATTATAACCACGAGGACATATGATGAACGCCTGGAAACCCTGAAATATGTCCGCGAAGCAGGAATAAATGTCTGTTCAG GAGGAATAATAGGACTTGGAGAAGCAGAGGAGGACCGAGTGGGTTTGTTACATACACTAGCTACTCTTCCTACTCACCCGGAGAGTGTTCCCATCAATGCACTTCTTGCAGTAAAGGGGACACCACTCCAGGATCAAAAG CCTGTTGAAATATGGGAGATGATTCGGATGATTGCAACTGCTCGTATAATAATGCCAAAAGCAATGGTCAGGCTTTCAGCTGGCAGAGTTCGGTTTTCTATTCCAGAGCAGGCTCTATGTTTTCTTGCTGGTGCAAATTCCATTTTTACCGGCGAGAAATTGTTAACAACACCAAATAATGATTATGATGCTGATCAATATATGTTTAAGCTGCTTGGACTAATTCCAAAAGCTCCAGACTCGTCCGAGCTTGCATTGAAGGATGTTGAAGCCGAGGATATCGAAGAAGTAATTTCTTCTTCAGGTTAA